The Mucilaginibacter terrenus genome has a segment encoding these proteins:
- a CDS encoding M3 family oligoendopeptidase codes for MIHKKTRTYIPADLEIKWETLEPIYQELLNRPINSAEELEKWLKDGSELQAALEEDFAWRYIRMTCDTTSEELLQSFQYFATEIEPKTAPYNNELNKKLVNSDYVQQLNEEKYYIMLRGVKKALELFREENIPLQTELQVEQQKYQSITGSMSVHIGDKEYTLEQASVFLKDADRAKRQDTWEKITARRLQDKDQLNTLFDKLRALRHQVALNAGFENYRDYKFQELGRFDYTPQDCYAFHAAIETEVVPILRAFAEQRREALGVDTLKPWDMDVDPLGRAALKPFHNGAELVEKSIQCFSNINSYLGERLEIMKENNLFDVESRKGKAPGGYNYPLSETGAPFIFMNSANTFRDLTTMVHEGGHAVHTFLTADLELNDFKHCPSEVAELASMSMELISMDKWDVYFDNEEDLKRAKRDQLYDVLKTLPWVAVIDQFQHWIYTNPDHTDAERTDAWLKIYEPFGAGFADWSGLQEAEQNLWQKQLHIFEVPFYYIEYGMAQLGAIAVWKNYKENPEKGLQQYMDALKLGYTKTIKEIYETAGIKFDFSAGYVKELAEFVKKELEKI; via the coding sequence ATGATCCATAAAAAAACAAGAACCTATATTCCCGCTGATCTTGAGATCAAATGGGAGACATTAGAGCCCATATACCAGGAACTGCTTAACCGGCCCATTAACTCTGCTGAAGAGCTGGAAAAGTGGCTAAAAGACGGCAGCGAGCTGCAGGCCGCCCTCGAAGAAGATTTTGCATGGCGCTACATCCGGATGACGTGCGATACCACCAGCGAAGAGCTGCTGCAAAGCTTCCAGTATTTTGCTACCGAGATTGAGCCCAAAACTGCACCGTATAACAACGAATTGAACAAGAAGCTGGTGAACAGCGATTACGTGCAGCAACTGAACGAAGAGAAGTACTATATTATGCTGCGCGGTGTGAAGAAAGCGCTCGAACTTTTCCGCGAAGAGAATATCCCGCTGCAAACGGAGTTGCAGGTAGAACAGCAGAAGTACCAGTCTATTACCGGATCTATGTCGGTACATATTGGCGACAAAGAATATACGCTGGAGCAGGCATCGGTATTTTTAAAAGATGCCGACCGGGCTAAACGCCAGGATACCTGGGAGAAGATAACTGCCCGCCGTTTACAGGATAAAGATCAGCTGAACACCTTGTTTGATAAACTGCGTGCTTTGCGCCACCAGGTTGCCCTGAACGCTGGTTTTGAGAATTACCGCGATTACAAGTTCCAGGAGCTGGGCCGCTTTGATTACACACCGCAGGATTGTTATGCTTTCCATGCAGCTATAGAGACCGAGGTAGTGCCTATTCTGCGTGCTTTTGCCGAGCAGCGCCGCGAAGCCCTGGGTGTGGATACCTTAAAGCCATGGGACATGGATGTAGACCCGCTTGGCAGGGCTGCCCTTAAGCCGTTCCACAATGGTGCAGAACTGGTCGAAAAATCTATACAGTGTTTCAGCAACATCAACAGCTATTTAGGCGAGCGCCTGGAGATCATGAAAGAAAATAACCTGTTTGATGTAGAAAGCCGAAAAGGAAAGGCGCCGGGAGGATATAATTACCCGTTGTCTGAAACCGGCGCACCATTCATCTTCATGAACTCGGCGAACACTTTCCGTGACCTGACCACCATGGTGCACGAAGGCGGCCACGCGGTACACACCTTTCTTACTGCCGACCTGGAACTTAACGATTTTAAACATTGCCCAAGCGAGGTTGCCGAGTTGGCCTCTATGTCGATGGAACTTATCTCCATGGATAAGTGGGATGTTTACTTTGATAACGAAGAAGACCTTAAGCGTGCTAAGCGCGACCAGTTGTATGATGTGCTGAAAACCCTGCCCTGGGTAGCCGTTATAGACCAGTTTCAGCACTGGATTTATACCAACCCTGACCATACCGACGCGGAACGCACCGATGCGTGGCTGAAGATATATGAGCCATTTGGTGCCGGCTTTGCCGACTGGAGTGGTTTGCAGGAAGCTGAGCAGAACCTGTGGCAAAAGCAGCTGCACATCTTTGAGGTGCCTTTCTACTACATTGAGTACGGCATGGCGCAGCTTGGTGCAATAGCCGTTTGGAAGAACTATAAGGAAAACCCCGAGAAAGGCTTGCAGCAGTATATGGATGCGCTTAAGCTAGGGTATACCAAAACGATTAAAGAGATTTATGAAACAGCCGGCATCAAGTTTGACTTCAGCGCCGGTTACGTAAAAGAACTGGCCGAGTTTGTAAAAAAAGAGCTCGAAAAGATATAA
- a CDS encoding DUF885 domain-containing protein, which produces MIRKILLLCLYVAAFSACKKEGQSSGPLTSKDDAAFTRYEEHFLEDLWKHNPDWATTVGYHKYDSLLLIPSDENRKKLIGFTKVQMDSLSRFEVNSLSDANKMDHRIMMNQLEAMQWSTEQLKEYQWNPASYNVISTFAYILNEHYAPLEKRLRNFYQKMAFIPAYYKEAQKQIKNPVPELTSLAADQHLGGVSVIESDFADSLKKTKIPEAEKKQMLDRARISADAIKAFATWLKALKPDKPRSFRLGKEFYEAKFKYDIQAEGTAQQTYNSAVERKKAVHREMAKLSRQLWPKYFGTKAMPSDSLELISRMIDTLSAKHVAPNEFQSAIEQQIPKLTTFIKSKDLLTLDPAKPLVVRKEPGYMAGVAGASVSSPGPYDKEGNTYFNVGSLAGWAPERAESYLREYNNYILQILCIHEAIPGHYTQLVYANKSPSIIKAVLGNGAMVEGWAVYTEPMMLDAGFGDNAPEMRLMWYKWHLRSVCNTILDYSVHAGSMTKEQAVKMLTKEAFQQQAEAENKWKRVSVSSVQLTSYYTGYKEISELRAAWKKKKGDKYKLKSFNEQFLSYGSAPVKFIKEAMMADPKIDTKGN; this is translated from the coding sequence GTGATCAGAAAAATACTCTTGCTTTGCCTGTATGTGGCCGCGTTTTCGGCCTGTAAAAAAGAAGGTCAGTCTTCGGGCCCGCTAACTTCAAAAGACGATGCGGCTTTTACCCGTTACGAAGAACACTTTCTTGAGGACTTGTGGAAGCACAACCCGGATTGGGCAACTACGGTAGGTTACCACAAATACGATAGCCTGCTGCTGATCCCAAGTGACGAGAACCGGAAGAAGCTGATTGGTTTTACCAAGGTGCAAATGGACTCGTTAAGCAGGTTTGAGGTAAACTCGCTCTCTGATGCCAATAAAATGGATCATCGCATTATGATGAACCAGCTGGAAGCTATGCAGTGGAGCACAGAGCAGTTGAAAGAATACCAGTGGAACCCGGCATCTTACAACGTGATAAGCACTTTCGCATACATCTTAAACGAGCATTATGCCCCTTTGGAAAAGCGGTTGCGTAACTTCTATCAAAAGATGGCATTCATTCCGGCGTACTATAAAGAAGCGCAAAAGCAGATAAAGAACCCGGTACCCGAACTTACCAGCCTTGCTGCCGATCAGCACCTGGGCGGCGTAAGCGTTATTGAAAGCGACTTTGCCGATTCACTAAAAAAAACGAAGATACCTGAAGCCGAAAAGAAGCAAATGCTGGACCGCGCCCGCATTTCTGCGGATGCCATAAAAGCTTTTGCTACTTGGTTAAAGGCACTTAAGCCCGACAAACCCCGCAGCTTTCGCCTTGGTAAAGAGTTTTACGAAGCAAAGTTTAAGTATGATATACAGGCAGAAGGTACTGCGCAGCAAACCTACAACTCCGCTGTTGAGCGTAAAAAAGCAGTTCACCGCGAAATGGCCAAGCTAAGCCGCCAGCTTTGGCCAAAGTATTTTGGTACCAAAGCCATGCCTTCAGATTCGCTTGAACTGATCAGCAGGATGATTGATACGCTGTCGGCCAAACACGTTGCTCCTAATGAGTTTCAGTCGGCTATAGAACAGCAGATACCTAAGCTTACCACATTTATCAAAAGTAAAGACCTGCTAACACTTGATCCTGCCAAACCGTTGGTGGTACGTAAGGAGCCCGGCTATATGGCTGGTGTAGCAGGCGCATCTGTAAGTTCGCCCGGCCCGTATGATAAGGAGGGAAATACCTATTTTAACGTGGGAAGCCTGGCAGGCTGGGCGCCTGAGCGTGCGGAAAGCTACCTGCGCGAATACAACAACTATATATTGCAGATACTATGCATCCACGAGGCTATTCCGGGGCATTACACGCAACTGGTTTATGCTAACAAATCGCCAAGTATCATTAAAGCAGTGCTGGGCAACGGCGCAATGGTAGAAGGTTGGGCGGTATATACCGAGCCAATGATGCTAGATGCAGGCTTTGGCGACAACGCTCCCGAAATGCGGCTGATGTGGTATAAATGGCACTTACGGTCGGTATGTAACACCATTTTGGACTACAGCGTGCATGCCGGCAGCATGACCAAAGAACAGGCCGTTAAGATGCTTACAAAAGAAGCTTTTCAGCAGCAGGCCGAGGCGGAAAACAAATGGAAGCGTGTAAGTGTAAGCAGCGTGCAGCTTACCAGTTATTACACTGGTTACAAAGAAATAAGCGAACTACGTGCCGCATGGAAAAAGAAAAAAGGAGATAAGTACAAGCTTAAAAGCTTTAACGAACAATTCTTAAGCTACGGCAGCGCCCCTGTTAAGTTTATAAAAGAAGCCATGATGGCCGACCCTAAAATAGACACCAAGGGTAACTAA
- a CDS encoding phosphatase PAP2 family protein produces MKTGAKGVLHATRYFLIPYLLLLCTCLVLKLLYSRADIYFAVNSLYSAWADAAAPYITDLGDGITIIVISLLLTLYSYRNAFLLFTSYLITSAVAQLLKYGFDAPRPRVYFEKELSRIHFVKNVYIHGSHSFPSGHTVTAFSAGVVLTYLIRERMWGLLCLLMAVLVGYSRMYLSQHFFEDVTVGSAIGAFVTVLWLGYIDQRKFIKSPRWNRGIMKI; encoded by the coding sequence ATGAAAACCGGCGCAAAAGGCGTTTTGCACGCTACCAGGTACTTTTTGATCCCCTATCTTTTACTGTTGTGTACCTGCCTTGTACTAAAGCTGCTTTACAGCCGTGCCGACATCTACTTTGCTGTTAACAGCTTGTATAGTGCCTGGGCTGACGCAGCTGCACCTTACATTACTGATCTTGGCGATGGTATAACTATTATTGTGATATCACTACTGCTTACGTTATACAGCTATCGTAATGCCTTCCTGCTTTTTACATCTTACCTTATAACGTCGGCTGTAGCACAGTTGCTTAAGTACGGTTTTGACGCACCAAGGCCTCGGGTGTATTTCGAAAAGGAACTCTCGCGCATACACTTTGTTAAAAACGTGTATATACATGGCTCGCACAGCTTCCCGTCAGGGCACACGGTAACCGCCTTCTCCGCGGGAGTGGTACTTACTTATTTAATACGAGAAAGGATGTGGGGGCTACTTTGCCTGCTGATGGCCGTATTAGTAGGCTACTCCAGGATGTACCTGAGCCAGCATTTTTTTGAAGATGTTACCGTCGGCTCTGCTATTGGTGCATTTGTTACGGTTTTGTGGCTGGGGTATATAGACCAGAGGAAATTTATAAAATCCCCCCGGTGGAACAGGGGGATCATGAAAATCTGA
- a CDS encoding NAD-dependent epimerase/dehydratase family protein: MHTILGAGGPVANALARELQNNNKTIRLVSRREVPAGKNTNWQRADLLNLAELSQAVKGSEVIYLCAGLVYDADVWKAQWPVIMQNVIAVAKENNARLIFFDNVYMYGPVNGPMTEDTLYNPSSKKGKVRAGVADMLMNEVKAGNLRASIARAPDFYGTDSMNSFLDMMVISKYAKKQSAQWIGDVTKKHNFIYIKDAGKAMLLLGQNPDSDNQIWHLPTAPALTGKQFLEMIAAVYNQKPKFMSVGKAMLWLIGLFKKVVMGTVEMYYQYDRDYIFDSSKFEKAFNYKPASYEEGIRELSRTLFKPE, translated from the coding sequence ATGCATACCATATTAGGAGCCGGCGGGCCGGTAGCAAACGCCCTGGCACGCGAACTACAAAACAATAACAAAACCATTCGCCTTGTAAGCAGGCGCGAAGTACCGGCCGGTAAAAACACAAACTGGCAAAGGGCAGATCTGCTAAACCTGGCGGAACTAAGCCAGGCGGTTAAGGGATCTGAGGTAATATACCTTTGCGCCGGGCTGGTGTACGATGCCGATGTGTGGAAAGCCCAATGGCCGGTGATAATGCAAAACGTTATTGCTGTAGCTAAGGAGAACAACGCAAGGCTAATATTTTTTGATAACGTATACATGTACGGGCCGGTAAACGGGCCAATGACAGAAGATACCCTTTACAACCCCTCCAGTAAAAAAGGAAAGGTACGCGCCGGCGTTGCAGATATGTTGATGAACGAGGTAAAGGCAGGTAACCTGCGCGCATCTATAGCGCGGGCACCCGATTTTTACGGAACCGATAGCATGAACAGCTTTTTAGATATGATGGTAATAAGTAAATATGCTAAAAAGCAATCGGCCCAGTGGATAGGTGATGTTACTAAAAAGCACAACTTCATCTATATAAAGGATGCCGGTAAAGCTATGCTGCTGCTTGGGCAAAACCCGGACAGTGATAACCAGATATGGCATTTACCTACAGCTCCTGCTTTAACCGGCAAACAATTTTTAGAAATGATAGCCGCGGTATACAACCAAAAGCCCAAGTTCATGAGCGTTGGTAAGGCTATGTTATGGTTGATAGGTTTGTTTAAAAAAGTGGTGATGGGTACGGTAGAGATGTATTATCAGTATGATCGTGATTATATATTCGACTCCTCTAAGTTTGAGAAGGCGTTCAATTATAAGCCTGCAAGTTATGAAGAGGGGATAAGAGAACTATCGCGAACCTTGTTCAAGCCGGAGTGA
- a CDS encoding glycosyl-4,4'-diaponeurosporenoate acyltransferase CrtO family protein, with product MNQAINAFWTALAFIPIFAFWSRVSFMPWFYVFIAIATAALFIPARLIQLSSRTRFYESLGVKTIRKLVQNGDLVNRLIRKKNPNYKVVKDRAAAVKYLRSVTMYERFHFFFFIYFLLVAGYAISLYRHQLAAIILVMNIIYNVCPMLLHQYNKLRISRLKKASFSAFL from the coding sequence ATGAATCAGGCCATCAACGCTTTCTGGACTGCACTAGCATTTATACCCATATTTGCTTTCTGGAGCAGGGTGAGTTTTATGCCTTGGTTCTATGTTTTTATAGCAATTGCTACGGCAGCGTTGTTCATCCCTGCCAGGCTTATACAGCTAAGCAGCCGGACCCGATTTTACGAAAGCCTGGGTGTGAAAACCATTCGTAAACTGGTGCAGAATGGCGATCTGGTTAACCGTTTAATCCGCAAAAAGAACCCTAATTACAAGGTAGTTAAAGATAGAGCAGCAGCTGTTAAGTACCTGCGTTCGGTAACGATGTATGAGCGGTTTCATTTCTTCTTCTTTATCTACTTTTTACTGGTGGCAGGCTACGCAATCAGCCTTTACAGGCATCAGCTTGCCGCTATAATTCTGGTGATGAACATTATCTACAACGTATGCCCAATGCTGCTTCATCAGTATAATAAGCTGAGAATATCACGCTTGAAAAAAGCTAGCTTTTCTGCATTTTTATAA
- a CDS encoding alpha/beta fold hydrolase gives MMRRVYTTALALLLTISAFAQTAPANFAPVLARFKKFYNANQPDSIYAMFSPEMKASMTQDKWNTTTAQIKTQLGALVKAEESKYVAPTAIYKTTFANAVFNLNLSLNAQNKLIGVFFTPYQEDVKSIAMDPSLKEEPVLHKTFNSSISGTLTVPTKVSGQMPVVLIIAGSGPTDRDGNSPKLGLNSNTYKMLANELGKSGIATLRYDKRSIGAAVTAAKEKELRFEDYVDDAVGLIQMLNEDKRFSKVIVLGHSEGSLVGLLSIRDQPVKGFISVAGAGQPAEYLVKEQLKSQPKFLQDQFQTMVDSLKKGKFTDDINPSLYYIARPSIQPYLMSWFRYDPIRMMKKTKMPVLILQGANDLQVTVSDAEKLKKADSDAKLVIIPGMNHVLKDAPADRQQNIATYNKPDLPLKPELVTNIVDFVNSIK, from the coding sequence ATGATGAGAAGAGTATACACAACAGCTTTAGCACTCCTGCTTACTATAAGCGCTTTCGCGCAAACTGCACCGGCAAACTTCGCACCTGTATTAGCCAGGTTTAAAAAGTTTTACAACGCTAACCAGCCCGACAGTATCTACGCCATGTTTAGCCCGGAGATGAAGGCCAGTATGACGCAAGACAAGTGGAACACCACAACGGCGCAAATAAAAACACAACTGGGTGCATTGGTGAAAGCAGAGGAAAGCAAGTATGTTGCACCTACAGCCATATACAAAACAACATTCGCCAATGCCGTCTTCAATTTAAATCTGTCGCTGAACGCGCAAAACAAACTGATCGGCGTTTTTTTCACCCCTTACCAGGAGGATGTGAAATCTATAGCGATGGACCCCTCACTTAAAGAGGAGCCTGTATTACACAAGACCTTCAACTCATCTATATCTGGTACGCTAACAGTACCAACCAAGGTTAGCGGGCAAATGCCGGTGGTGCTTATTATAGCAGGTTCAGGCCCTACGGATCGCGATGGTAACAGCCCTAAACTAGGTCTCAACAGCAATACCTATAAGATGCTGGCTAATGAGTTGGGGAAAAGCGGTATTGCCACCCTACGGTATGATAAGCGTTCTATCGGGGCGGCAGTTACTGCCGCTAAGGAAAAAGAACTGCGATTTGAAGATTACGTAGATGATGCCGTTGGTTTGATACAAATGCTGAATGAAGACAAGCGTTTTTCCAAAGTGATTGTACTGGGCCATAGCGAAGGTTCACTGGTAGGGTTGCTCTCTATTCGCGATCAGCCGGTGAAAGGTTTTATTTCTGTAGCTGGCGCAGGCCAGCCGGCCGAGTACCTGGTTAAAGAGCAGCTTAAATCGCAGCCAAAATTTTTACAGGATCAGTTCCAGACTATGGTAGACAGCCTTAAGAAGGGCAAGTTTACCGACGATATTAATCCTTCCCTGTATTATATAGCACGCCCAAGTATACAGCCTTATTTGATGTCGTGGTTCCGGTATGATCCAATACGGATGATGAAGAAGACCAAAATGCCGGTGCTGATACTGCAAGGCGCAAATGACCTGCAGGTAACGGTGTCTGACGCTGAGAAGTTAAAAAAGGCCGACTCCGATGCCAAGCTGGTAATTATCCCTGGTATGAACCACGTACTCAAAGATGCACCTGCCGACCGGCAGCAAAACATAGCCACCTACAACAAGCCCGATTTGCCGCTTAAGCCAGAACTGGTAACCAACATAGTAGATTTTGTGAACAGCATAAAGTAG
- a CDS encoding DinB family protein: MSNEHNILIQELIKMLQGGGAHATLEDALSDIEPQYRGVKPHGLPYSIWQLAEHIRIAQWDMLEFSKDGSHQSPNWPDDYWPKESEPADGAWEKTIEQIYADRAKFIELLNSGDIYAKIPHGDGQSILREALQIADHNAYHTSEIILLRRLLGIWK; encoded by the coding sequence ATGAGCAACGAACATAATATACTGATACAAGAACTGATTAAAATGCTGCAGGGCGGCGGCGCGCACGCTACCCTTGAAGATGCATTGAGTGATATAGAGCCGCAATACCGGGGTGTTAAACCTCATGGTTTGCCTTATAGTATTTGGCAGCTTGCAGAGCACATCCGCATAGCGCAATGGGATATGCTGGAGTTTAGTAAAGATGGCAGCCACCAATCGCCCAACTGGCCCGACGATTACTGGCCTAAGGAAAGCGAACCCGCAGATGGCGCCTGGGAGAAAACAATAGAGCAGATATACGCTGACCGGGCAAAATTTATAGAGCTGCTAAACAGCGGAGATATTTACGCCAAAATACCACATGGAGACGGGCAAAGCATTCTGCGGGAAGCTTTACAAATAGCAGATCACAACGCTTACCATACCTCCGAGATCATCCTGCTAAGGCGCTTGCTGGGTATTTGGAAGTAA
- a CDS encoding FtsB family cell division protein: MMNISAEKMKRLLDLIKNKYFLVTVAFVVWMIFFDRNDLFSQYQYHQQLNKLEQERDFYKTETANVNRDLDELSSDKVKLEKFAREKYLMKKDNEDVFVVEREKAE, translated from the coding sequence ATGATGAATATTTCTGCTGAGAAAATGAAACGATTGTTAGATCTTATCAAGAACAAGTACTTCCTGGTTACGGTTGCATTTGTAGTATGGATGATATTTTTCGACCGGAACGATTTGTTTTCTCAATACCAGTATCACCAGCAACTAAATAAGCTGGAGCAGGAGCGCGATTTCTATAAAACTGAGACCGCTAATGTAAACAGGGACCTTGACGAGTTAAGCTCTGACAAGGTTAAACTGGAAAAGTTTGCCCGCGAGAAATACCTGATGAAAAAAGACAACGAAGATGTATTTGTTGTAGAACGCGAAAAGGCAGAATAA
- a CDS encoding amino acid permease, with protein MSKSIFRRKSVDRIMADVASGFSDSEHSGSHLEKALTTKDLTLMGIAAVVGAGIFSTIGEASFNGGPGVTILFVLTAITCGFSALCYAEFASRIPVAGSAYTYAYASFGELIAWIIGWDLLMEYAIGNIAVAISWSEYFVNLLEGFHIHMPAYLTMDYFSAFKAHELVISGNTAEITDRVKLAASAWANAPGVGSFKLIANIPALAIVVVITYLVYIGIRETKRATNAMVYLKIAVVIAVIAIGFFYVTPANWHPFLPNGFGGVMKGVSGVFFAYIGFDAISTTAEECQNPQRDLPKGMIYSLIICTVLYILIALVLTGMVNYKDLQVGDPLAFVFNKVGLKGISYVISISAVVATASVLLIFQLGQPRIWMSMSRDGLLPKAFSRIHPKFHTPSFATIVTGFVVAIPALFLNLTEVTNLTSIGTLFAFVLVCGGVLLLPREATVKGKFQLPYINSQFIAPVLFIVAVFIFRNQIVNLFSGENVHQRFPYFLFILLSTSLTVAAFIKKLSLIPVLGLLSCFYLMAELEYESWIRFLIWLIIGLVIYFFYGYRNSIIGKEQKTKA; from the coding sequence ATGTCCAAAAGCATATTTCGCCGGAAGTCTGTTGATAGAATAATGGCCGACGTCGCAAGCGGCTTCAGCGATAGCGAACACTCGGGCTCCCACCTGGAAAAAGCATTAACTACAAAAGACCTTACCCTGATGGGTATTGCTGCCGTTGTTGGCGCAGGTATATTTTCTACTATTGGCGAGGCCTCTTTTAATGGCGGCCCCGGGGTTACCATTCTTTTTGTGCTTACCGCAATTACCTGTGGTTTTTCCGCGCTGTGCTATGCCGAATTTGCATCCCGTATACCTGTTGCAGGCAGTGCATACACCTATGCTTATGCATCGTTTGGTGAACTGATTGCCTGGATCATAGGGTGGGACCTGCTAATGGAGTACGCTATAGGCAATATTGCCGTAGCTATATCCTGGAGCGAATATTTTGTAAACCTGTTGGAAGGTTTCCATATCCACATGCCGGCGTACCTTACAATGGATTACTTCAGCGCCTTCAAAGCACACGAGCTGGTAATCTCTGGCAATACGGCAGAAATTACGGACAGAGTTAAACTAGCAGCATCTGCCTGGGCAAATGCACCGGGCGTGGGCAGCTTTAAGCTCATCGCCAATATTCCCGCACTCGCAATTGTTGTAGTAATTACCTATTTGGTTTACATCGGCATTCGGGAAACAAAAAGAGCTACCAACGCTATGGTATACCTAAAAATAGCGGTGGTAATTGCGGTTATTGCAATAGGTTTCTTCTATGTAACGCCTGCTAACTGGCACCCGTTTTTACCTAATGGCTTTGGTGGCGTAATGAAGGGGGTGTCGGGTGTTTTCTTTGCTTACATCGGGTTCGATGCCATCTCCACAACAGCCGAAGAATGCCAGAATCCGCAGCGAGATCTTCCTAAGGGGATGATCTACTCGCTTATTATTTGTACCGTACTTTACATTCTCATAGCGCTTGTACTTACCGGTATGGTAAATTATAAGGACCTGCAGGTAGGCGACCCGCTGGCTTTTGTGTTCAACAAAGTAGGGCTAAAAGGGATAAGCTATGTAATTTCAATCAGTGCAGTTGTAGCCACCGCCAGCGTGTTGTTGATATTCCAGTTAGGGCAGCCCCGTATCTGGATGAGCATGAGCCGTGATGGATTACTGCCGAAAGCATTCTCGCGGATACACCCTAAATTCCATACGCCATCGTTCGCAACCATTGTAACCGGTTTTGTTGTGGCTATACCTGCATTGTTTCTTAACCTTACCGAGGTAACAAACCTTACCAGCATAGGTACGTTATTCGCTTTCGTATTAGTTTGTGGCGGTGTATTGCTGCTGCCACGCGAGGCAACAGTAAAAGGCAAATTTCAGTTGCCTTACATTAATTCGCAGTTTATCGCACCCGTGCTGTTTATTGTAGCTGTATTCATATTCCGAAACCAAATTGTTAACCTGTTTAGTGGTGAGAACGTGCACCAGAGGTTCCCATATTTCTTATTCATCTTACTATCTACTTCTCTTACTGTAGCAGCCTTTATAAAAAAACTTTCTCTTATACCAGTGCTAGGATTACTAAGTTGCTTTTACCTAATGGCCGAACTGGAATATGAAAGCTGGATTCGCTTTTTAATTTGGTTGATAATAGGCCTGGTAATATATTTCTTTTACGGATACCGAAACAGCATTATTGGTAAAGAGCAAAAGACTAAAGCATAA